The window GCGGATGCTGGAATCGAGGATCTTCTGCCATTCGCATTCGAGCGGCGCGCCGCCGAAATGCACAATGGCATCGCAGTCCTTGGTGGCCGCGATCGTCGCTTCCATGTCGGCGAGGTCGAAGACCGCTTCTTCCTCGTGAGGGGCAAGATCACCGAACGAGTGGCGCCCCGCCAATCGGATCGTTTTTGCCAGCGGCACCAGCCCCTTGCGCAGCTCCGAGCCAAGTCGGCCGGCGGCGCCGGTGATCAGGATACGTTCGTAATGCGGCATGTTCTACTCCACTAGCGCGACGGCGCCATTGATGCGCGAGATCGCCTCGCTCAGCACGTCTTCTGCGGTCGCGGTCGAAATACGGAAATAGGGTGAAAGTCCATAGGCGACGCCGGGCACAGACGCCACGCGGCCCTCGTTCAGCAGGTAATTCGCAACCGCCATATCGTCTTCCAGCACGATGCCTTTTGGGGTCTTGCGGCCGATCAGGCTGGCGCAGCCGATATAGGCATAGAAGGCGCCTTCCGGTGGCGAGAGCGTCAGCCCGTTGATCTTGCGGATCCCGTCGACCACCAGATTGCGGCGCATCTCGAAGGCCTGGCGGAAACGCGCCACTTCGTCCTGCGGGCCGTTGAGCGCGGCAACGGTCGCGGCCTGCGCGATCGAGCACACCGAGGTGCACGATTGGCTCTGGATCGTCGACATCGCCTTGACGAGCGGCGCGGGTCCCGCCGCATAGCCGACACGCCAGCCGGTCATCGCGTAGGATTTCGACACGCCGTTGACGATGAGCGTGCGATCCTTGAGCTCAGGGCAGGCCTTGCCGAAGGAGACGAATTCGCGCCCGTCGAAGAGGATGTGCTCGTAGATCTCGTCGGACAGGATGAGCACTTGAGGATGCCTGGCCAGCACCGCGCCCAGCGCCGTGAGATCGGCCCCGGAGTAAGCCGCGCCGGAAGGGTTGCCCGGCATGTTGAGGAACAGCCACTTGGTCTTCGGCGTGATCGTCTTTTCCAGCAGCTCCGGCGTCAGCCGGAAGCCTGCGGTCTCCGGGCATTCGACGACAACAGGCGTGCCGCCGAGCAGCTTCACCATTTCCGGATAGGAGACGAAATAGGGCGCCGGCAGGATCGCCTCGTCGCCGGATTCCAGCGTCGCCATCAGCGCGTTGAAAATGATCTGCTTGGCGCCGTTGGCTACGACGATGTCGTCGGCCGTACAGTCCAGCCCGTTCTCGCGGCGGAACTTGCCGGCGACGGCTTCGCGCACCTCGGGCGTGCCGGCGGCAGCCGTGTAGAGCGTCTGGCCGGCCTTCGCTGCGAAATGCGCTGCATCGATGATGTGCATGGGCGTCGGGAAATCGGGCTCGCCGAGCCCGAGATCGATGACGTCGACGCCCTTGGCACGCAGCGCCTTGGCGGCCTGCGAGGCAGCCATGGAAGCGGAGGGCTTCACCACCGACAGGCGCGAGGCAACATAGCTCATTTGTCTTTCTCCGAAATGTAACCCTTGGAGCGGTCATTGGCCCGCGCCGCAGCGCCGCGCCTGGCCGGATCGCCATAACCGCCGCCGCCCGGCAATTCGAGGATCAGCCGGCGGCCGGCCGGAACATGCTGCCAGCCCTTGGGCCGCATCCTCGTGCCATCGTCGAGCTTGACCACGCCGGCGACGCCGGGCTCGCCGCCATTGCGGCCGCGCGGCGGGTGATTGACGCGGTCGAACATGGCCGAAAAGTCGAACTCGTGGCCATCGGTCGCCGCGATCTCGATGACCTGGCCCAGGCCGCCGCGGAACTCGCCGTCCCCGCCGGAGTCCGGGCGTAGCTCCTTGCGCCAGATCACGATGGGGCCGGTATGCTCAGTCGCCTCGATCGGCATAGTGTGCACGCCGGAAGGGAAGGCGGTCGCCGACAGCCCGTCGAGCTCGGGTCGCGCGCCCATGCCGCCGGAGTTGAACATCAGCACCTCGGCGCGCCGGCCAGGACCGCCCGCGACAGGACGTACCGAGATGTGGATGTTCCACAGCGCGCCGGCGCCTTCGGCGAGGATCTTGCCGGGTAGGGCTTGCGAGATCGCGCCCAGCACGAGGTCGGGGACCATATGGCCGAAGATGTGCCGGAGCGCCACCGGTGCCGGCCGCACGGCGTTCAGGATGTTGACTGGCGACGACACGGTGAAGAAGGCGAGCGAAGCGGCGTTGTTCGGAATGTCCGGTGCCACCACGCATTTCAGTGCGTAGCAGGCATAGGCCTTGCTGTAGATGATCGGGCAGTTGATGCCCCAGCGGCTCATCGGGTCGGTGCCGGTGAAGTCGACCTCGACATGGTCGTCGCGGATCGAGACCGTAGCCGCGAGCTTGACCGGCTCGTCATACCCGTCGGTGACGAGTTCGTTCGACCAGCTTCCCTTGGGCAGCGCCTCGATGCGTTCGAGCATGGCGTCGCGGGTGCGCGAGAAGATGAAGTCGCCGAGCCCGTCGAGCGAAGTGAGGCCGATCTCTTTCATCATGTCGACGAGGCGGCGATGGCCGACTTCATTGCAGGCCGCAAGCGAATAGAAATCGCCGACGACTTGGTTAGGTTCGCGGACATTGGCGCGCAGGATCCGGACCAGGTCGAAATTGACCTTACCCTTCTCGGCGAACTTCATGATCGGGATCTGGATGCCTTCCTCATAGACCGACTTGCCGTCGGCGCCGAAGCCGCGGCCCCCAACATCGACCACATGCGCGGTACAGGCAAAGAAGGCGACGAGCTCGCCATTGAAGAAGGACGGCGAGACCATGGTGATGTCGTGCAGGTGGCCTGTGCCCAGCCAGGGGTCGTTGGTGACATAGGTGTCGCCCTCGAACATGTTGTCGCGAGGGATTTCGTTCATGAAGTGCAGCACCGCTTCGGCCATGGTATTGACATGGCCGGGTGTGCCGGTCACCGCCTGCGCCAGCATCTGGCCGCGCGGGTCGAACACGCCGGCCGACAGGTCGCCGGATTCGCGCACCGAGGTTGAAAACGCGGTGCGCAGCAACGTGAGCGCCTGCTCCTCGACCACCGAGATCAACCGGTTCCACATGACCTGCATGCGGATTTCACTGATATCGCTCATGCCTGGCTGCCTTTGCGGATCAGAAGGATGGCGCCGTCGCTCTGGATGACGGCGTCGAAGCTGGTGGTGACGACGGTCGACGTCTCGCGCTCGACGATGACGGCCGGGCCCGCGACTCGATCGCCGGCGCAGAGCGTCTCGCGCTCGATGATGGCATGGGTCTGCGGTGCGCCAGTCGCGGCATCGAAGACCGCGCGGGTCGTTGTCGGTTGGCTGGTCTTCTGGCCGGCGATGAGCTGGTGTCTCGTCCCAACGGGCCGCACATCCGTCGCCTTGACCGACCAGGTGACGATTTCGATCTCCAGCCCATCGAGCCCTTCGATGGCGCGGCCGAAGAAGCGCTGGTAGTTCTCCTCGAACAACCCCTTGAGCTTTGCCACGGCATCGTCGCCGAACGGTTCGTCCGCCAGCGGCACGGGGATCTCCCAGCCTTGGC is drawn from Mesorhizobium sp. B1-1-8 and contains these coding sequences:
- a CDS encoding pyridoxal phosphate-dependent aminotransferase codes for the protein MSYVASRLSVVKPSASMAASQAAKALRAKGVDVIDLGLGEPDFPTPMHIIDAAHFAAKAGQTLYTAAAGTPEVREAVAGKFRRENGLDCTADDIVVANGAKQIIFNALMATLESGDEAILPAPYFVSYPEMVKLLGGTPVVVECPETAGFRLTPELLEKTITPKTKWLFLNMPGNPSGAAYSGADLTALGAVLARHPQVLILSDEIYEHILFDGREFVSFGKACPELKDRTLIVNGVSKSYAMTGWRVGYAAGPAPLVKAMSTIQSQSCTSVCSIAQAATVAALNGPQDEVARFRQAFEMRRNLVVDGIRKINGLTLSPPEGAFYAYIGCASLIGRKTPKGIVLEDDMAVANYLLNEGRVASVPGVAYGLSPYFRISTATAEDVLSEAISRINGAVALVE
- a CDS encoding hydantoinase B/oxoprolinase family protein — protein: MSDISEIRMQVMWNRLISVVEEQALTLLRTAFSTSVRESGDLSAGVFDPRGQMLAQAVTGTPGHVNTMAEAVLHFMNEIPRDNMFEGDTYVTNDPWLGTGHLHDITMVSPSFFNGELVAFFACTAHVVDVGGRGFGADGKSVYEEGIQIPIMKFAEKGKVNFDLVRILRANVREPNQVVGDFYSLAACNEVGHRRLVDMMKEIGLTSLDGLGDFIFSRTRDAMLERIEALPKGSWSNELVTDGYDEPVKLAATVSIRDDHVEVDFTGTDPMSRWGINCPIIYSKAYACYALKCVVAPDIPNNAASLAFFTVSSPVNILNAVRPAPVALRHIFGHMVPDLVLGAISQALPGKILAEGAGALWNIHISVRPVAGGPGRRAEVLMFNSGGMGARPELDGLSATAFPSGVHTMPIEATEHTGPIVIWRKELRPDSGGDGEFRGGLGQVIEIAATDGHEFDFSAMFDRVNHPPRGRNGGEPGVAGVVKLDDGTRMRPKGWQHVPAGRRLILELPGGGGYGDPARRGAAARANDRSKGYISEKDK